In Paracoccaceae bacterium Fryx2, a single genomic region encodes these proteins:
- a CDS encoding glycosyltransferase, with the protein MKDAVVDAVVIGRNEGGRLAACLASLQGRVRRIVYVDSGSADGSPDLACAAGAEVVALDMGRPFTAARARNAGLALLAADPPDLVQMVDGDCALDAGWLPAALAGFAAHPRAVVVCGRRRERFPGASVYNRLCDAEWDTPVGPALACGGDALMRFGAVMAAGGYRDDLIAGEEPELCLRLRRAGGQVWRLDAEMTLHDAGLTRFGQWWRRSRRAGHAFAEGAALHGRGPERHWVAETRRALLWGAGVPLLALAAGMVHPAGVLVLMVWPAQVVRLALRDGGRGFAWTAAGFSVLGKLAEAKGVLGYGLGRLRRRRAGIIEYR; encoded by the coding sequence ATGAAGGATGCCGTGGTCGATGCCGTGGTGATCGGCCGCAACGAGGGGGGGCGGCTGGCGGCCTGCCTTGCGTCGCTGCAAGGGCGCGTGCGGCGGATCGTCTATGTCGATTCGGGGTCGGCCGATGGCAGCCCCGATCTGGCGTGCGCGGCGGGGGCCGAGGTGGTGGCGCTGGACATGGGCCGCCCCTTCACCGCGGCGCGGGCGCGCAATGCCGGGCTGGCGCTGCTGGCGGCGGACCCGCCGGATCTGGTGCAGATGGTCGATGGCGACTGCGCGCTGGATGCGGGCTGGCTGCCCGCCGCGCTGGCGGGTTTTGCCGCGCATCCGCGGGCGGTGGTGGTCTGCGGGCGGCGGCGCGAGCGGTTTCCCGGCGCCAGCGTCTACAACCGGCTGTGCGATGCGGAATGGGATACGCCGGTTGGTCCGGCGCTGGCCTGCGGCGGCGACGCGCTGATGCGGTTCGGCGCGGTGATGGCGGCGGGCGGCTACCGCGACGACCTGATCGCGGGCGAGGAGCCCGAACTGTGCCTGCGTCTGCGCCGGGCCGGCGGGCAGGTCTGGCGGCTGGATGCCGAGATGACGCTGCACGACGCGGGTCTGACCCGCTTTGGCCAGTGGTGGCGGCGCAGCCGGCGGGCGGGCCATGCCTTTGCCGAAGGGGCGGCGCTGCACGGGCGCGGGCCGGAACGGCACTGGGTCGCAGAGACGCGCCGCGCGCTGCTCTGGGGCGCGGGCGTGCCGCTGCTGGCGCTGGCCGCGGGGATGGTGCATCCGGCGGGGGTGCTGGTGCTGATGGTCTGGCCCGCGCAGGTGGTGCGGCTGGCGCTGCGCGACGGTGGCCGCGGCTTCGCATGGACCGCCGCCGGGTTCAGCGTGCTGGGCAAGCTGGCCGAGGCGAAGGGCGTGCTGGGCTACGGGCTGGGCCGGCTGCGGCGGAGACGGGCCGGGATCATCGAATACCGCTGA
- a CDS encoding WecB/TagA/CpsF family glycosyltransferase, translating into MEFRFDHQVIAVNLPDRAALESVVAARLSARQGFALATINLDHLVKLARSDRFRRAYAAQDLVVADGNPIIWLSRLAGRPVALVPGSDMVVPLARLAVRGGVAVALVGSTPDALHAAAQRLQTLVPGLRIVLTLSPPFGFDPEGPAAEAIMAEVVAAGAGLCLLALGAPKQELFAARARIIAPHVGFVSIGAGLDFLAGRQRRAPVWMRRLALEWLWRLALDPARLLPRYAACAAVIPGQMVAALRLRLRG; encoded by the coding sequence ATGGAATTCCGCTTCGACCATCAGGTGATCGCCGTCAACCTGCCCGACCGGGCAGCACTCGAATCGGTGGTTGCGGCGCGGCTGTCCGCGCGGCAGGGCTTTGCGCTTGCCACCATCAACCTCGACCATCTGGTCAAGCTGGCCCGGTCCGACAGGTTCCGCCGCGCCTATGCCGCGCAGGATCTGGTGGTGGCCGACGGCAATCCGATCATCTGGCTGTCGCGGCTGGCGGGGCGCCCGGTGGCGCTGGTGCCGGGGTCCGACATGGTGGTGCCGCTGGCGCGGCTTGCGGTGCGCGGCGGCGTGGCGGTGGCGCTGGTGGGCAGCACGCCCGACGCGCTGCACGCGGCGGCTCAGCGGCTTCAGACGCTGGTGCCGGGCCTGCGGATCGTGCTGACCCTGTCGCCGCCTTTCGGCTTCGACCCGGAAGGCCCGGCCGCCGAGGCGATCATGGCCGAGGTGGTCGCCGCCGGGGCCGGCCTTTGCCTTCTGGCCCTTGGCGCGCCGAAACAGGAGCTTTTCGCCGCGCGCGCCCGGATCATCGCGCCGCATGTCGGTTTTGTCTCGATCGGGGCCGGCCTCGATTTTCTGGCCGGACGCCAGCGCCGCGCCCCGGTCTGGATGCGCAGGCTGGCGCTGGAATGGCTGTGGCGGCTGGCGCTCGACCCCGCCCGGCTGCTGCCGCGCTATGCCGCCTGCGCCGCCGTGATCCCGGGCCAGATGGTCGCCGCGCTGCGCCTGCGGCTGCGGGGCTGA
- a CDS encoding glycosyltransferase family 4 protein, translated as MQGFRPRVLVLAEAANPEWVSVPLVGWSLAHALREVAEVHIVTQIRNRDAFLRAGMIEGQDFTAIDSEALARPMWALAQRLRMGEGKGWTVLQAIGALSYPYFERLVWRQFGAAIRAGAYDIVHRVTPLSPTVSSPIAARCRTAGVPFVLGPLNGGVPWPAGFDAERRREREWLSYVRGAYRLLPGRRATMGAAAILVGSRHTLSEIPPQHRARCIWLPENGIDPARFWRQATPAPGPLRACFIGRMVPYKGPDMLLEAAAHLLADGRMTLEMIGDGPMLADLRAQAAGIGGAVRFHGWVDHARVQDIAAGCGMLAFPSIREFGGGVVLEAMALGLAPLVVDYAGPGELVVPGTGYTVPIGPRAAIVAAVRAELERCAADPAGVAATGARARARVGALFTWPQKARQVAGVYAWVLGKQPTRPHMFDGATQAEPLARLP; from the coding sequence ATGCAGGGTTTTCGCCCCCGCGTTCTGGTTCTGGCCGAGGCCGCCAACCCCGAATGGGTCAGCGTGCCGCTGGTCGGCTGGTCGCTGGCCCATGCGCTGCGCGAGGTGGCAGAGGTCCACATCGTGACGCAGATCCGCAACCGCGACGCATTCCTGCGCGCCGGGATGATCGAGGGGCAGGATTTCACCGCCATCGATTCCGAGGCGCTGGCCCGCCCGATGTGGGCGCTGGCGCAAAGGCTGCGGATGGGCGAGGGCAAGGGCTGGACGGTGCTGCAGGCCATCGGCGCGCTGAGCTATCCCTATTTCGAGCGGCTGGTGTGGCGGCAGTTCGGCGCGGCGATTCGGGCCGGGGCCTATGACATCGTGCACCGCGTGACACCGCTGAGCCCCACGGTTTCCAGCCCGATTGCCGCGCGGTGCCGGACCGCCGGGGTGCCCTTCGTGCTGGGGCCGCTGAATGGCGGCGTGCCGTGGCCTGCGGGGTTTGATGCCGAGCGGCGGCGGGAACGGGAATGGCTGTCCTATGTGCGCGGCGCCTACCGGCTGCTGCCGGGGCGGCGGGCGACGATGGGGGCGGCGGCGATCCTGGTCGGCTCGCGCCACACCCTGTCGGAGATTCCGCCGCAGCACCGGGCGCGCTGCATCTGGCTGCCGGAAAACGGCATCGACCCCGCGCGGTTCTGGCGGCAGGCAACGCCCGCCCCCGGGCCGCTGCGGGCCTGTTTCATCGGGCGGATGGTGCCCTACAAGGGCCCCGACATGCTGCTGGAAGCGGCCGCGCATCTGCTGGCAGACGGGCGGATGACACTGGAGATGATCGGCGATGGCCCGATGCTGGCCGACCTGCGGGCGCAGGCGGCAGGCATCGGCGGGGCAGTGCGTTTTCACGGCTGGGTCGATCATGCAAGGGTGCAGGACATCGCGGCGGGCTGCGGGATGCTGGCCTTTCCGTCGATCCGCGAATTTGGCGGCGGCGTGGTGCTGGAGGCGATGGCGCTGGGTCTGGCCCCGCTGGTGGTCGATTACGCGGGGCCGGGCGAGTTGGTGGTGCCGGGAACCGGCTACACCGTGCCGATCGGGCCGCGTGCCGCCATCGTGGCGGCGGTCCGCGCCGAACTGGAACGCTGTGCCGCCGACCCCGCAGGGGTGGCAGCCACCGGGGCGCGGGCGCGGGCGCGGGTCGGGGCGCTGTTCACCTGGCCGCAGAAAGCCCGTCAGGTGGCCGGGGTCTATGCCTGGGTGCTGGGCAAGCAGCCCACCCGCCCCCATATGTTCGACGGGGCGACGCAGGCGGAACCGTTGGCGCGCCTTCCTTAA
- a CDS encoding SDR family NAD(P)-dependent oxidoreductase, with amino-acid sequence MSADPIPADTSETGIAIVGMAVHVPGAASVGEYWANLKAGVESIRHLTPDDLLAAGEAPARMRQPNYVPSAALLDGFADFDAEFFGFSPKDAAILDPQHRQFMEVAWEALENAGHPPEAFPGAIGVWAGCGMGSYFYFNLCSNPDLVENTGMFLLRHTGNDKDFLATRVSHIFDLRGPSINVQTACSTSLVAVHYAAQSLLSGECDMALAGGVTVELPQGRGYLFTEGEILSPDGHCHAFDHRAQGTVFGSGAGCVVLRRLSDALRDGDHIWAVIKGTAVNNDGAAKAGYLAPSVDGQARAIAEAQAVAGVTGETIGYVECHGTGTYLGDPIEVAALTAAFRETTDAVGFCKIGSVKTNIGHLDAAAGVASLVKASLALHHRQIPASLGYESPNPAIDFETSPFRVNDRLTEWAGTPRRAGVNSLGVGGTNAHAVLQEAPARAASGDSDWPFQMLVLSARSRAALDAGAQRLSAHLRAHPEQPLADVAWTLKHGRRAFEKRRVIVARSHTQAADLLEGQDPRQVFSHDHLGDDPEVVFMFPGGGAQFAGMARDLYDTEPEFRDWMDRGLAILQPKLDYDIRALWLAAPGEEAAANERLRQPSVQLPLIMIVEYALAKLYQSWGVVPAALVGHSMGENTAACLAGVLSFEDCIGLVHLRGQLFDSIAPGGMLAVPLTEGELRPLLTGDLDLASVNAPGLCVVSGPDAALAGLTEVLAAQGVDPQRVPIDIAAHSRMLEPILRQFGDYLRSIRLHAPTIPIISNRSGVALTAAEATDPGYWVAHLRNTVMFRSCMATLAATPGRVFLEVGPGRALSSLAQANGVPGGQVIAALRHPEQEMADDAWFIASIGRLWACGVAVDWAPIWGDAVRQRVPLPTYAFQRKTYFIAPGTALAPQVQAPPMRSDDMATWGWLPEWRPRAAPGALDVEAGLHDLPPQTWLMFMDEAWLAEACAAPLRAAGHRVITVRAGDAFARDGQGGYLLAPEQGRDGYDALIRDLVALGHLPTRVAHFWLVTAGESHRPGSSFFHRNVEQGFYALLFLAQAMAGENLPVPLHITAVTTGAQQVRGEPLPCPEKATLHGPALVVPHELPGVTCATLDVVLPEARKGRADLAALAQQVLEDLTATPANSVAALRGGKRLERGLRRVVLPLAGDVVPQGAVVMITGGFGGIGLTLAEDLIRRNGAKIILITRRPLPDRAAWPGHLARHDPVSRRILALQRLEALGEVLVATADVCNLQEMRAAVDAGTRAFGPVRVVIHAAGVVDDGPLMTKTPAAVEEVFAPKLHGTQVLDRLFPDGTLDLMVLFSSTSTVTGPAGQVDYVAANEFLNACSLSRSGGRTRVLALNWGIWADVGMAAEALADRTGTRPPAPRQPVTAALLDEATFDPVGHRLYTARLGVDRWILGGHRLREGGQALLPGTGYVELAAEALAAEGIPRFEIRDLTFFRPLAVEDPRPCDIRVRLRRSDEGFGFEVQSATQAGGRSGWQLHAQARLMPLADAPGRIDAGAIAARCPQGTADPQGLVSPQEAHLAFGPRWRVLTRAALGVGEGIADLALPQAFRGDAGEGWLLHPAMLDIATGWAMGLIAGYLPTHLWVPVSYDRIRVFAPLPAQIISHVRNAGANRAEGPVASFDVTLADATGAVCVEIEGFTIRRLEGALSRAAAPELEFDDGPASRLSSPAEDRLLHNLGQGIRAGEGAEAFRRALACGGPQVIVSSLDLPTLIAQAAAADAIRPDGQGFARPDLDTAYVAPRNDVERTLTGFWQDLLGVEQVGVEDDFFALGGHSLIAVRLFAMVKKAYRVDFPISVLFEAPTIARCAAMIGQRIGPAEGAALAPVRRFTHLVAMHEREGGPKTPFFLVAGMFGNVLNLRHLAQLLGGDRPFYGLQARGLYGDAAPHTTLPEAAADCIAELRQVQPQGPYLLGGFSGGGLTAWEMARQLEDSGEQVAQLVLLDTPIPVRPALSRIDKALIRLAQLRAQGPRFVLDWARDKRAWRRLQAAGAPEQAEGAFHNAAIEAAFRAAMPGYTLPQRAGPTTLFRPPLDRRWQVSGGRWVSRAREYVFPDNDLTRFAPALEVIEVPGDHDSMVLEPNVRVLAARLRPVIAAAEAVPEALAPAWHPATAAE; translated from the coding sequence ATGAGCGCCGATCCGATTCCCGCCGACACTTCCGAAACCGGCATCGCGATTGTCGGCATGGCCGTGCATGTGCCCGGCGCGGCCTCGGTGGGCGAATACTGGGCCAACCTGAAGGCCGGGGTGGAAAGCATCCGGCACCTGACCCCGGACGACCTGCTGGCCGCAGGCGAGGCCCCGGCCCGGATGCGCCAGCCCAACTATGTGCCCAGCGCCGCCCTGCTGGACGGTTTTGCCGATTTCGATGCCGAGTTCTTCGGGTTTTCGCCCAAGGATGCCGCGATCCTCGACCCCCAGCACCGCCAGTTCATGGAAGTGGCGTGGGAGGCGCTGGAAAACGCGGGCCACCCGCCCGAGGCGTTTCCCGGCGCCATCGGCGTCTGGGCAGGCTGCGGCATGGGCAGCTATTTCTACTTCAACCTCTGCTCCAACCCCGATCTGGTCGAAAACACCGGCATGTTCCTGCTGCGGCACACCGGCAACGACAAGGATTTCCTCGCGACCCGCGTCAGCCACATCTTCGACCTGCGCGGCCCCAGCATCAACGTGCAGACCGCCTGTTCCACCTCGCTGGTGGCGGTGCACTATGCGGCGCAGTCGCTGTTGTCGGGCGAATGCGACATGGCGCTGGCGGGCGGCGTCACGGTCGAATTGCCGCAGGGGCGGGGGTATCTGTTCACCGAGGGCGAAATATTGTCGCCCGACGGGCATTGCCACGCCTTCGATCACCGCGCGCAGGGCACGGTTTTCGGGTCGGGCGCGGGCTGCGTGGTGCTGCGCAGGCTGTCGGACGCGCTGCGCGACGGCGACCACATCTGGGCGGTGATCAAGGGCACGGCGGTCAACAACGACGGGGCGGCGAAGGCGGGCTATCTGGCGCCGTCGGTCGACGGGCAAGCCCGCGCGATTGCCGAGGCGCAGGCGGTTGCGGGCGTTACTGGCGAAACCATCGGCTATGTCGAATGCCACGGCACCGGCACCTATCTGGGCGACCCGATCGAGGTGGCGGCCCTGACGGCGGCTTTCCGCGAAACCACCGATGCGGTGGGGTTCTGCAAGATCGGCTCGGTCAAGACCAACATCGGCCATCTGGATGCGGCGGCGGGGGTGGCAAGTCTGGTCAAGGCGTCGCTGGCGCTGCACCACCGGCAGATCCCGGCCTCGCTGGGGTATGAATCGCCCAACCCCGCGATTGATTTCGAGACGAGCCCGTTCCGCGTCAACGACCGGCTGACGGAATGGGCGGGCACCCCGCGCCGCGCCGGGGTCAACAGCCTGGGCGTCGGCGGCACCAATGCCCATGCCGTGCTGCAGGAGGCCCCGGCGCGGGCGGCATCGGGTGACAGCGACTGGCCGTTCCAGATGCTCGTGCTTTCGGCCCGGTCGCGCGCGGCGCTGGATGCGGGGGCGCAACGGCTCTCGGCGCATCTGCGCGCCCACCCCGAACAGCCGCTGGCCGATGTGGCCTGGACGCTGAAACACGGCCGCCGCGCGTTTGAAAAACGCCGGGTGATCGTGGCACGCAGCCATACGCAAGCCGCCGACCTGCTGGAGGGGCAAGACCCGCGCCAGGTGTTCAGCCACGACCATCTGGGCGACGACCCCGAGGTGGTGTTCATGTTCCCCGGCGGCGGCGCGCAGTTCGCGGGCATGGCGCGCGACCTTTACGACACCGAACCCGAGTTCCGCGACTGGATGGACAGGGGTCTGGCGATCCTGCAACCGAAGCTCGACTACGACATCCGCGCGCTGTGGCTGGCCGCGCCGGGGGAGGAGGCCGCGGCGAACGAAAGGCTGCGGCAGCCTTCGGTGCAACTGCCGCTGATCATGATCGTGGAATATGCGCTGGCGAAGCTTTACCAGTCGTGGGGTGTGGTGCCTGCCGCGCTGGTCGGGCATTCGATGGGCGAGAATACCGCCGCCTGTCTGGCAGGGGTGCTGAGTTTCGAGGATTGCATCGGGCTGGTGCATCTGCGCGGGCAGTTGTTCGACAGCATCGCCCCCGGCGGGATGCTGGCCGTGCCGCTGACGGAAGGTGAGCTGCGCCCGCTGCTGACCGGCGATCTGGATCTGGCGTCGGTCAACGCGCCGGGGCTCTGCGTGGTATCCGGCCCCGATGCGGCGCTGGCGGGGCTGACGGAGGTGCTGGCGGCGCAGGGGGTGGACCCGCAGCGCGTGCCGATCGACATCGCTGCCCATTCGCGGATGCTGGAGCCGATCCTGCGCCAGTTCGGGGATTACCTGCGGTCGATCCGGCTGCACGCGCCGACGATCCCGATCATCTCGAACCGCAGCGGCGTGGCGCTGACGGCGGCCGAGGCGACCGACCCCGGATACTGGGTGGCGCATCTGCGCAATACCGTGATGTTCCGAAGCTGCATGGCGACGCTGGCCGCGACCCCCGGCCGGGTGTTCCTTGAGGTCGGGCCGGGGCGGGCGCTGTCGTCGCTGGCGCAGGCCAACGGCGTGCCGGGCGGGCAGGTGATCGCGGCGCTGCGCCACCCCGAACAGGAGATGGCGGATGATGCGTGGTTCATCGCCAGCATCGGCAGGCTCTGGGCCTGCGGCGTCGCGGTGGACTGGGCGCCGATCTGGGGCGATGCGGTGCGCCAGCGCGTGCCGCTGCCGACCTACGCCTTTCAGCGCAAGACCTACTTCATCGCGCCGGGCACGGCCCTGGCGCCGCAGGTGCAGGCCCCCCCGATGCGGTCGGACGACATGGCAACCTGGGGCTGGTTGCCGGAATGGCGGCCCCGCGCCGCCCCCGGTGCGCTGGATGTCGAGGCAGGGCTGCACGATCTGCCGCCGCAGACCTGGCTGATGTTCATGGATGAGGCCTGGCTGGCCGAGGCCTGCGCCGCACCGCTGCGCGCCGCCGGGCATCGGGTGATCACGGTGCGGGCGGGCGACGCCTTTGCGCGCGACGGGCAGGGCGGCTATCTGCTGGCCCCCGAGCAGGGCCGCGACGGCTATGACGCGCTGATCCGCGATCTGGTGGCGCTGGGGCACCTGCCGACCCGTGTGGCTCATTTCTGGCTGGTGACGGCCGGGGAAAGCCACCGACCGGGATCAAGCTTCTTTCACCGCAATGTCGAGCAGGGGTTCTATGCGCTGCTGTTCCTCGCGCAGGCGATGGCGGGCGAGAACCTGCCCGTGCCGCTGCACATCACCGCCGTGACCACCGGGGCGCAGCAGGTGCGGGGCGAGCCGTTGCCCTGCCCGGAAAAGGCCACCCTGCACGGCCCGGCGCTGGTGGTTCCGCACGAATTGCCGGGGGTGACCTGTGCCACGCTGGACGTGGTGTTGCCCGAGGCTCGCAAGGGGCGCGCCGATCTGGCGGCACTGGCGCAGCAGGTTCTGGAAGATCTGACCGCCACCCCCGCCAACAGCGTGGCCGCCCTGCGCGGCGGCAAGCGGCTGGAACGCGGGCTGCGGCGCGTGGTGCTGCCGTTGGCCGGGGACGTGGTGCCGCAGGGTGCGGTGGTGATGATCACCGGCGGCTTTGGCGGCATCGGGCTGACGCTGGCCGAAGACCTGATCCGCCGCAATGGCGCGAAGATCATCCTGATCACCCGCCGACCCTTGCCGGACCGCGCGGCATGGCCCGGCCATCTGGCGCGGCATGACCCGGTCTCGCGCCGCATCCTTGCGCTGCAACGGCTGGAGGCGCTGGGCGAGGTTCTGGTGGCCACCGCCGACGTATGCAACCTTCAGGAGATGCGCGCGGCGGTCGATGCAGGCACGCGGGCCTTCGGGCCGGTTCGCGTGGTGATCCATGCGGCCGGCGTGGTGGATGACGGCCCTCTGATGACCAAGACCCCCGCCGCGGTGGAGGAGGTGTTTGCCCCCAAGCTGCATGGCACGCAGGTGCTGGACCGGCTGTTCCCCGATGGCACGCTGGACCTTATGGTGCTGTTTTCCTCGACCTCGACCGTGACCGGGCCCGCGGGGCAGGTCGACTATGTGGCGGCAAACGAGTTCCTGAACGCCTGTTCGCTTTCGCGCAGCGGCGGCCGAACGCGGGTTCTGGCGCTGAACTGGGGCATCTGGGCCGATGTCGGCATGGCCGCCGAGGCGCTGGCCGACCGCACCGGCACCCGGCCGCCAGCCCCCCGTCAGCCGGTCACGGCGGCGCTGCTGGACGAGGCGACATTCGATCCGGTCGGCCACCGGCTCTACACCGCCCGGCTGGGGGTGGACCGCTGGATCCTCGGCGGGCACCGGCTGCGAGAGGGCGGGCAGGCGCTGCTGCCGGGCACCGGGTATGTGGAACTCGCGGCCGAGGCGCTGGCCGCCGAGGGCATCCCGCGGTTCGAGATCCGAGACCTGACCTTCTTCCGCCCGCTGGCGGTGGAAGATCCGCGCCCGTGCGACATCCGTGTGCGCCTGCGCCGCAGCGACGAAGGCTTCGGCTTCGAGGTGCAGAGTGCAACGCAGGCTGGTGGCCGCTCCGGGTGGCAGTTGCACGCGCAGGCAAGGCTGATGCCGCTGGCCGATGCCCCCGGCCGGATCGACGCAGGCGCGATTGCGGCGCGCTGCCCGCAGGGGACGGCAGACCCGCAGGGGCTGGTGTCGCCGCAAGAGGCGCATCTGGCCTTCGGGCCGCGCTGGCGGGTGCTGACCCGCGCGGCACTGGGTGTTGGCGAAGGCATTGCAGACCTCGCCTTGCCGCAGGCGTTCCGGGGCGATGCGGGCGAGGGCTGGCTGCTGCACCCGGCGATGCTGGACATTGCGACCGGCTGGGCGATGGGGCTGATCGCGGGTTACCTTCCGACGCATCTGTGGGTGCCGGTGTCCTATGACCGCATCAGGGTGTTCGCGCCGCTGCCCGCGCAGATCATCAGCCATGTCCGCAACGCCGGGGCCAACCGTGCCGAAGGGCCGGTCGCCAGTTTCGACGTGACGCTGGCCGATGCCACGGGCGCTGTCTGCGTGGAAATAGAGGGCTTCACCATCCGCAGGCTGGAGGGCGCGCTGTCCCGCGCCGCCGCGCCCGAACTGGAGTTCGACGACGGCCCTGCCAGCCGCCTGTCCTCGCCCGCCGAAGATCGGTTGCTGCACAATCTGGGTCAGGGCATTCGGGCAGGCGAAGGGGCCGAGGCGTTTCGCCGGGCGCTGGCCTGCGGGGGCCCGCAGGTCATCGTCTCGTCGCTCGATCTGCCGACGCTGATCGCGCAAGCCGCTGCGGCGGATGCCATTCGCCCGGACGGGCAAGGCTTCGCCCGCCCCGATCTCGACACCGCCTATGTCGCGCCGCGCAATGATGTGGAACGCACGCTGACCGGGTTCTGGCAAGACCTGCTGGGGGTGGAACAGGTCGGGGTGGAGGATGACTTCTTCGCGCTGGGCGGCCACAGCCTGATCGCGGTGCGGCTGTTTGCCATGGTGAAGAAGGCCTACCGCGTAGATTTCCCGATCTCGGTGCTGTTCGAGGCGCCGACCATCGCCCGCTGTGCGGCGATGATCGGGCAACGCATCGGCCCGGCGGAGGGCGCCGCACTGGCCCCTGTGCGGCGCTTCACCCATCTGGTCGCGATGCACGAACGCGAGGGCGGGCCGAAGACGCCGTTCTTCCTGGTGGCGGGCATGTTCGGCAACGTGCTGAACCTGCGTCATCTGGCCCAACTGCTGGGCGGCGACCGGCCGTTCTATGGCTTGCAGGCGCGCGGGCTTTATGGCGACGCGGCCCCGCACACCACGCTGCCCGAGGCGGCGGCGGATTGCATCGCGGAACTGCGGCAGGTGCAGCCGCAGGGGCCCTACCTTCTGGGCGGCTTTTCCGGCGGCGGCCTGACGGCGTGGGAAATGGCGCGGCAACTGGAAGACTCGGGAGAACAGGTGGCGCAGCTGGTGCTGCTCGACACCCCGATCCCGGTGCGCCCCGCGCTGAGCCGCATCGACAAGGCGCTGATCCGGCTGGCGCAATTGCGCGCGCAGGGGCCGCGGTTCGTGCTGGACTGGGCACGCGACAAGCGCGCGTGGCGCAGGCTTCAGGCGGCGGGCGCGCCGGAGCAGGCCGAAGGCGCCTTCCACAATGCGGCGATCGAGGCCGCGTTCCGCGCTGCGATGCCGGGCTACACCCTGCCGCAGCGCGCCGGGCCGACCACGCTGTTCCGCCCGCCGCTGGACCGGCGCTGGCAAGTCTCGGGCGGGCGCTGGGTCAGCCGGGCGCGGGAATATGTGTTCCCCGACAACGACCTGACCCGCTTCGCCCCCGCCCTTGAGGTGATCGAGGTGCCGGGCGACCATGACAGCATGGTGCTGGAGCCCAACGTCCGGGTGCTGGCCGCCCGCCTGCGCCCGGTGATCGCGGCGGCAGAGGCGGTGCCGGAAGCGTTGGCCCCGGCGTGGCATCCTGCAACGGCGGCGGAGTAG
- a CDS encoding glycosyltransferase family 2 protein, which translates to MGPTLLTVILNWRTPDMTLQAAEAALREMAGIPGALTIVDNDSGDGSFERMAAEVARRGWKGGPHRVRVLQSGRNGGFGAGNNVGILAGLPGGARPDLVYILNSDAFPDAGAIRALRDHLMAHPGTGFAGSYLHGPDGEPHRTAFRFPSIASELEGAARFGLISRLLHRHVVAQPIPQATTRVDWLAGASLMMRQDVLDRIGLFDETFFLYFEETDLCRRAAKAGWPTDYVRNSIVTHIGSVSTGMKTWGRTPAFWFDSRLHYFTKTHGKAYAAAATAAHLLGGAVWQAKRLVQRHRRIDPPHFLSDLILHYLDAARQGLTGGPAPRAGTNRP; encoded by the coding sequence ATGGGCCCGACCCTGCTGACCGTCATCCTGAACTGGCGCACGCCTGACATGACGCTGCAGGCCGCCGAGGCGGCGCTGCGCGAGATGGCGGGCATCCCCGGCGCGCTGACCATCGTCGACAACGACTCGGGTGACGGGTCGTTCGAGAGAATGGCGGCCGAGGTTGCCCGGCGCGGCTGGAAGGGCGGGCCGCACCGGGTGCGGGTGCTGCAATCGGGGCGCAACGGCGGCTTTGGCGCGGGCAACAACGTGGGTATTCTGGCGGGCCTGCCCGGGGGCGCGCGGCCCGATCTGGTGTATATCCTGAACTCCGATGCCTTCCCGGATGCGGGTGCGATACGGGCGCTGCGCGACCATCTGATGGCCCATCCCGGCACCGGCTTTGCGGGCAGCTACCTGCACGGCCCGGATGGCGAGCCGCACCGCACCGCGTTCCGCTTTCCGTCGATCGCGTCGGAACTGGAAGGGGCGGCGCGCTTTGGCCTGATCAGCCGGCTGCTGCACCGCCATGTCGTGGCGCAGCCGATTCCGCAGGCGACGACCCGGGTCGACTGGCTGGCGGGGGCCAGCCTGATGATGCGTCAGGACGTGCTGGACCGGATCGGGCTGTTCGATGAAACCTTTTTTCTTTATTTCGAGGAAACCGATCTTTGCCGCCGCGCCGCCAAGGCGGGCTGGCCGACCGACTATGTGCGCAACAGCATCGTGACCCATATCGGCTCGGTGTCCACCGGGATGAAGACATGGGGCCGCACGCCGGCATTCTGGTTCGACAGCCGACTGCACTATTTCACCAAGACCCATGGCAAAGCCTATGCCGCCGCCGCCACCGCCGCGCATCTGCTGGGCGGCGCTGTGTGGCAGGCCAAACGGCTGGTGCAGCGCCATCGCCGGATCGATCCGCCGCACTTTCTTTCAGACCTGATCCTGCACTACCTTGATGCGGCGCGTCAGGGTTTGACCGGGGGCCCTGCCCCCCGGGCCGGAACAAACCGCCCATAG